GCTAAAAGGCGCTCATGAATGTCAAGAAAGGTGCCTAATATTTTTCTTAGGGTGTATGTCGAGAGAAAGGGGGTGCGCCAACTATTTCTGGATTTTGAAGGGGGTACAAGGTTGAACATTTTTTAGGAAGGCTGCCAAAAGGTGACTAATGGGAACCATAAATGTGacttttatgtttgtatttaagATGTGTGTAGAAAAGGAGGTGCGCCAAATCTGTGGAAATGTTGAAAGAGGTGTGTGgcttcaaaagtttgtgaaaggGTGTTGAGGGGTGACCATGGACGTCCAAAAAGCtgctaaataaattttttttagggtgtgTCTGGATTATAGAGGGGGTGCGCCAACTCCATCGTGATGTCAAATTGGGTGCGTAGCTTAAAAATTATGGGAAATTCACTGATGGGTGTCCCGATGTGTACCAATAAAATTATTAATCTTTTTAGTTATGTCCGGGACAGAGGGGGTGCACCACCTACGTCAGAATTTTGCACTCAACTTTAAATCTCCCCGCTTTGGCTAAGTGCTTTTCAGATTCGAGAGATGTCGGCGCAATGTCTGCTTAGCATCGCCGCTCGACATTTTGATGGCGTAAAAAGTGAAAGCCAATAATCCTGTCAAGTTAATTTCAGATGCTGCGCACCGCTCAACATCATGTTTTGCGCAATGGGGAAAGTGGTTCTCAGTCAGCATTTTGAAGGCATTCACACCATTGTTTTCTGTTGACGTGTAATCTTCGGAGAAGAAGCAGGTGCGGGATTTAGGGAAATGATCACCCTGATCGGTGATCCAGGGTGACCTTAGTAAATGAGAAGAATGCTCTTAATGACAGAGTTCACCTTACACTAAGAATACTTTTACTCATTCGCAAGAAGGCCCGAGGCGAGTATTGTCGCCATATAAATAATTGGCTCCTTAACATTTTCAACAACTTGGGAGCAGTATAGTCTGCATGGAAGCACACAAGGAAGCgtattgttgttcttttttcccccctctgaaGTACACAGATCTCATTTCAAGAGTGATTCAGCATTTTTCCGCATTCATATAGTTCTTTAAGTGAAATCTACATAGTGGATGTTGATCCCCCTGATTGGTTGAGCTTAAAATGCACACCAAAGGTTTGCTTTACAGGGGAGGATGGTGTtggacatgattaaaaataataataattcaagaaAAACTGGAAAAGGTCAACAACTCTGTTGCTGGGTGCTGTGTTCTCAACacggaaattattatttttgggcagTATGTATGAGCGCTACATCTAGCTAAACCACACAGGCAGCAAATCAAGGAGGCCTGTTGCGCCTACATCAGCTTAGTATGACatattttacttcttttttttttttttttgcatttcaacgccttcttaaaataatcacctaagtaaaaaaaaattcagattttttaggaaacacaaaaaaatttacccatttgcaaaaaaaaatttacaaaaaaaaatactttttttagttattttaagagggtgacgatttgtttgtttttcttaaagATATCTGTGGGGCCAAGTACCAGTCCAGGGACCAGTAGTTTGGGACTACTGCTgtactggacaaaaaaaaaaaaaaagttgaaacccTTGTAATGTTGTGCAAAAATTCCACATTTAATGTAGAGATTTTTTTTGCGTACCACCAGAGGGAGACCGCGTACCATTAATAGTACCTAATTAATCTACACACACTGGAAAGTCATTTTTCTAATGTGTTTCTAAATTCATGAAATATGTTTGAAGGCAAGTGCTTAAAAACGTGCAAAGAACGAGAAGAATTTAGTACTGATTGCTGAGATTTCTTGTTTGGCttctcaaaatcttaaaaacactataataggaaaaaaaacacttaacgtGCTATCGTGTTGTTTGGGCAGCAAGCGTGTCATCAATGTTATTCTTGTTTATTGCTTTGAGTTGCTTAATGACACCTGAGTTGGAGTTtattgtaaaactaaacacacaacaaaaaatgattacacacattgtatttttaaataggttACGGACATAGCTAGTTTTAGAAACATCGCCAGCGCTAATGCTAGTagtcaatgtaaaatcccaCTAACAAGCTCACAGCAAAATTAGCATTGAATTTCAGgagtgatattccttcaaataacgaatattcacacacaaaccatGTAGGGAAACATACAGACAGGTAATATAACACTACTCAAAGGCGTATAATCTTCCTAATCTGTGAAAAAATTACTTAGATTAACATAGCAAACCCGCAACTTCttgtacccttttttttttcaatgtaagtGTGTGCTCCAtgcatgcacggcaccacactgcccctatgaGGCCAAGACGCGCACAGCAggaacaagcttttttttggaattgctattattttaatatattgttattttaaccttgtttcttatttatttgaagGTTGTTCTTACAAGTTATATTTGAAGATGAGTTTTGTTAGTTTGGGAGTTTTAAGATCAGATGCACGTCATTTATGTACAATATCAACATCGGACAACATGAGAGATGAAGGAACTcggcacaacattttaaaatcaatggaTATTGATGATTCCAGTAATCTCTCGATTTCGCTCTCAATATCTGTCTGGAGTATTTCCTAGCATACCTCAACGCCAGGTTGACACCACCTGGCGCTGACTCCACCTTCAAGCCGTATAAAGAAGGTCCAATCAGTTTCTCCCTCAAGTGGGACTCGGGACCTGCAACCGAGGGGATCTCATATCACCTGCGAGGCGGCGCGCACTCCGACACACAGAGGGTCTTCTCTCCTCAAGTGATGGCCTCTTCCGGCGTGGAGATCCTGGGCCTGACGCTGGCCGTGGCGGGCTGGCTTGGGGTGATGGTGGCGTGCGGCCTTCCCATGTGGCGGGTGGCCGCCTACGTGGGCCAGAACGTGGTCATGTCCCAGGTGATCTGGGAGGGCCTGTGGATGAACTGCTCGGTGCAGAGCACGGGCCAGATGCACTGCAAAGTCCACGACTCCATGTTGGGGCTCCCCCGGGAACTCCAGGCGGCCCGAGCCTTGGTGGTGGTCTCGGTGGCGCTGGGCGTAGTTGGCATCGCCCTGGCGACGGCGGGGGCTCAGTGCACTGACTGCAGCCGGGACGCGAAGGGGAAACGGTGCCTGGCGGCGGCGGGTGGGCTCGCCTTGACCCTGGCGGGGGTCTTGACGCTGGCGGCCGTGTCCTGGACGGCCCACGCCATCGTGTCGGGCTTCTACGATCCGCTTCTGGAGGAGACGGGGAAGCGGGACTTCGGCAACGCGCTGTACTTCGGCTGGGCCGCCTCCTGCCTGCTCATTCTGGGGGGGGCGATGCTGTGGTGCACCTGTAGTCCCCGGGGAAACGGGGGGCCCGCC
The genomic region above belongs to Vanacampus margaritifer isolate UIUO_Vmar chromosome 5, RoL_Vmar_1.0, whole genome shotgun sequence and contains:
- the LOC144052440 gene encoding claudin-4-like; translated protein: MASSGVEILGLTLAVAGWLGVMVACGLPMWRVAAYVGQNVVMSQVIWEGLWMNCSVQSTGQMHCKVHDSMLGLPRELQAARALVVVSVALGVVGIALATAGAQCTDCSRDAKGKRCLAAAGGLALTLAGVLTLAAVSWTAHAIVSGFYDPLLEETGKRDFGNALYFGWAASCLLILGGAMLWCTCSPRGNGGPAPVDYSTVSHRRYDRRDYV